One genomic segment of Corynebacterium durum includes these proteins:
- a CDS encoding type II toxin-antitoxin system PemK/MazF family toxin: MTNASPAVHTGQIVWVNLSPTAGKEQAGHRPAVVVSSTLFLQVVTDLVTVIPVTSTNRGWANHVPVPILGPDSVAMTEQIRTISRSRITKYGPCVDEESFATMKMWIRDFLT; this comes from the coding sequence ATGACTAACGCATCGCCTGCAGTACATACGGGTCAAATAGTGTGGGTAAATCTCAGCCCTACGGCGGGAAAAGAACAAGCTGGACATCGCCCTGCAGTGGTGGTATCCAGCACATTGTTCCTTCAGGTGGTCACAGATCTAGTGACTGTCATCCCAGTGACCAGCACAAACCGGGGATGGGCAAACCATGTCCCCGTCCCCATATTAGGACCAGATTCCGTTGCCATGACCGAACAGATTCGCACCATTTCGCGGTCACGCATTACAAAATACGGCCCATGTGTTGATGAGGAGTCTTTTGCCACCATGAAAATGTGGATTCGGGACTTCCTCACCTAA
- a CDS encoding flavin reductase family protein, with translation MSQPTSTHYRETVANFPSGVTVVTTRDGGEDFGLTVSAFTSLSLDPPMVLVSIDRKSKSHQHLVEGAPIGISVLAAGHTDVAVQFARHVDDRFAGINIVRRGEQDIPFVGDAAAWFLGDVRDRYVGGDHIIITVAVRECGWHDGGRPLLYRGGRLHNWPDVLG, from the coding sequence ATGAGCCAACCAACTAGCACCCACTATCGCGAAACCGTCGCCAATTTTCCCTCCGGTGTGACGGTCGTGACCACCCGTGACGGTGGTGAAGACTTTGGGTTGACAGTCAGCGCCTTTACCTCCCTGTCGCTGGACCCCCCAATGGTGCTAGTGAGCATTGACCGCAAATCCAAGTCCCACCAGCACCTTGTTGAGGGCGCGCCCATCGGTATTTCCGTGCTGGCGGCGGGCCACACCGATGTGGCGGTGCAGTTCGCCCGCCATGTTGATGACCGTTTCGCGGGCATCAACATTGTGCGGCGCGGCGAACAGGACATCCCCTTTGTCGGTGATGCCGCCGCGTGGTTCCTCGGTGACGTGCGCGACCGTTACGTGGGTGGCGACCACATCATTATCACCGTCGCCGTCCGCGAATGTGGCTGGCACGACGGTGGACGACCCCTGTTGTATCGCGGCGGCAGGTTGCACAACTGGCCTGACGTGCTGGGGTAG
- a CDS encoding acyl-CoA dehydrogenase family protein, protein MTTATQPITLAPLGVDPALLDQVAATASAVDKGEVDARYILPLLGDAGLLDADLLTTARLIRELSRNDLSVGFTTWAHRMTLEYLRAADAEDAQTLAKQLEAGERPGVTGMAAAFKEFAGCGDIELTATRVDGGYRVNGKLNWASNLYDDAVFVTAAHTDDGERILFVAEGNADGVTFGTPFGLLGLNATASAWVTLDDLFVPESAVLTHDFENFILGVRPTFVVLQIAECLGVGEAAVAAASSRLTGVNVTFADDVAAVATDLDDIAARQENIITRVGSGQSVTPVELLELRLDAASAAVAASGIEVRVAGGAGYAKSSPASRRFREAAFIPVQSPSESQLRWELAKARGEEVGRS, encoded by the coding sequence ATGACCACCGCCACCCAACCCATCACCCTCGCACCACTCGGCGTTGACCCCGCGCTTTTGGACCAGGTAGCCGCCACCGCATCCGCTGTGGATAAAGGCGAGGTAGACGCGCGCTACATCCTTCCACTGCTGGGCGATGCTGGGCTTCTCGACGCCGACCTGCTCACCACTGCACGTCTCATTCGCGAACTCTCCCGCAACGACCTCTCCGTGGGATTCACCACCTGGGCCCACCGCATGACCCTGGAATATCTGCGGGCAGCAGACGCAGAGGACGCGCAGACTTTGGCCAAGCAACTGGAGGCCGGGGAACGCCCCGGGGTCACGGGAATGGCGGCTGCCTTCAAAGAATTCGCAGGTTGCGGCGACATCGAACTCACCGCCACCCGTGTTGACGGCGGCTACCGCGTCAACGGCAAACTCAACTGGGCTTCCAACCTGTATGACGACGCCGTGTTTGTCACCGCCGCACACACCGACGACGGTGAGCGCATCCTCTTCGTCGCCGAGGGTAATGCGGACGGGGTCACCTTTGGCACCCCCTTCGGGCTGCTCGGACTAAACGCCACCGCATCCGCCTGGGTTACGCTCGACGACCTGTTTGTTCCCGAATCCGCAGTGCTCACCCACGATTTTGAAAACTTCATCCTCGGTGTGCGCCCCACTTTCGTTGTCCTGCAGATTGCCGAGTGCCTGGGCGTGGGGGAGGCGGCGGTAGCCGCGGCGTCGTCACGCTTGACCGGTGTTAACGTCACCTTTGCCGACGATGTGGCTGCGGTGGCTACCGACCTTGACGATATTGCCGCGCGTCAGGAAAACATCATCACCCGCGTGGGGTCCGGCCAGTCTGTTACCCCCGTTGAGCTGCTGGAACTGCGTCTCGACGCCGCCTCCGCCGCCGTCGCCGCATCCGGCATTGAGGTGCGCGTCGCGGGCGGGGCGGGTTACGCCAAGAGTTCCCCAGCATCCCGGCGTTTCCGTGAAGCTGCCTTCATCCCTGTACAATCACCCTCCGAGTCTCAACTACGTTGGGAACTCGCCAAAGCCCGTGGTGAAGAAGTAGGACGTTCATGA
- a CDS encoding OsmC family protein: protein MSDLTPNHKPGEPLQPIDKDALNALAQKNIDNPEGGKRTVRTHTEADGQFRNYTKVRELEPVLVSEPPALLGDDTAPNPTEVAQAALAACISVGIQAIATHRGVTLTKIEIDIEGDIDISPTWGVGDLSEDKRPGVSDVRVKIALEGDADRDTLDQIQKDAIKWSPVVNTYTRPAKLTSELV, encoded by the coding sequence ATGAGCGATCTGACCCCGAACCACAAGCCAGGCGAACCGCTGCAGCCCATCGACAAGGATGCACTGAACGCACTCGCGCAGAAGAACATCGACAACCCCGAGGGTGGCAAGCGCACCGTACGCACCCACACTGAAGCCGACGGCCAGTTCCGCAACTACACCAAGGTGCGCGAGCTGGAGCCGGTGCTGGTGTCCGAGCCGCCCGCGCTGTTGGGTGACGATACCGCCCCCAACCCCACCGAGGTTGCCCAGGCTGCCCTCGCGGCCTGCATTTCCGTGGGTATTCAGGCCATTGCTACTCACCGTGGCGTGACCCTGACCAAGATTGAGATTGACATTGAGGGCGACATCGATATTTCTCCGACCTGGGGCGTCGGCGACCTCAGCGAGGACAAGCGCCCCGGTGTCTCTGACGTGCGCGTCAAAATTGCCCTTGAAGGTGACGCAGACCGCGATACCCTCGACCAGATCCAGAAAGATGCCATTAAGTGGTCGCCCGTGGTGAACACCTACACCCGTCCCGCAAAGCTCACCTCGGAACTCGTTTAA
- a CDS encoding ABC transporter substrate-binding protein: MTPNHPHPPLTRRAFLRASAAAVAGVSLAGMASSCGSTSPTIDGPDSVLDVTIGYVPIACAAPLVLASAQKLFDQHGVNVALRKYAGWADLWSAYSTGELNVAHMLAPMPLAINAGAANGQRPTEVAFTQNTNGQAITLAEKHVGRAQSAKDFAGMVIGIPFEFSVHALLLRDFLVAGGVDPVRDLELRLLRPADMIAQLQVGGIDGFIGPEPFNQRAVTTGAGRIFTLTKELWAGHPCCSIAMSKEWRTAHPEKARAITAALTQASQMANDPAQKDQVAEILSREKYLNQKRELFLPTLAGTYQNWEGEEKTDHERISFGNPTNPTAIIWMATQLARWNLGGDTLTMDDPTLIHLADSVLPDDVPRGGDPVTINGRVFDAHTPTVGYEVYTR, translated from the coding sequence ATGACCCCCAATCACCCGCACCCACCCCTCACCAGGCGCGCGTTCCTCCGTGCATCAGCCGCCGCAGTCGCAGGGGTGTCGTTAGCGGGCATGGCTTCCTCCTGCGGGTCCACCTCCCCCACCATAGATGGCCCAGACTCCGTTCTGGATGTCACCATCGGCTATGTCCCCATCGCCTGTGCCGCCCCGCTTGTGCTTGCCAGCGCCCAGAAACTGTTTGACCAGCACGGGGTCAACGTCGCATTGCGTAAATATGCGGGGTGGGCGGACCTGTGGAGCGCCTACTCCACCGGCGAGTTGAATGTGGCGCACATGCTCGCCCCCATGCCGCTAGCCATTAATGCGGGTGCCGCCAATGGCCAGCGCCCCACCGAGGTGGCCTTCACGCAAAACACCAATGGCCAGGCCATTACGCTGGCAGAAAAACACGTGGGCCGGGCACAGTCGGCGAAAGATTTTGCAGGAATGGTCATTGGCATCCCGTTTGAGTTTTCCGTGCACGCCCTACTGCTGCGTGATTTCCTTGTTGCCGGTGGGGTAGATCCGGTGCGTGACCTGGAACTTCGACTCCTGCGCCCTGCGGACATGATCGCGCAACTGCAGGTGGGTGGGATTGACGGATTCATTGGCCCAGAACCGTTCAACCAGCGTGCGGTCACCACTGGCGCAGGCCGCATTTTCACATTGACCAAGGAACTCTGGGCGGGGCATCCGTGCTGCAGCATAGCCATGTCCAAGGAATGGCGTACCGCCCACCCGGAGAAAGCCCGCGCGATCACGGCGGCGCTGACGCAGGCATCTCAGATGGCCAATGACCCAGCCCAGAAAGACCAGGTGGCGGAGATTCTCTCTCGGGAGAAATACCTAAACCAGAAGAGAGAACTCTTCCTGCCCACACTGGCAGGCACCTACCAGAACTGGGAAGGCGAGGAAAAGACGGACCATGAGCGCATATCGTTCGGCAATCCCACCAACCCCACGGCGATTATCTGGATGGCCACGCAACTTGCCCGCTGGAACTTGGGAGGAGACACACTCACCATGGATGATCCCACCCTGATTCATCTTGCTGATTCCGTCCTTCCCGATGACGTGCCACGCGGCGGCGACCCAGTGACCATTAACGGCCGCGTTTTTGACGCACATACTCCCACCGTTGGATACGAGGTATACACACGATGA
- a CDS encoding ABC transporter permease — translation MTLSTQTRQTHNPIDTSDTTATPSTTSEAPANRVHRGVDTRIQAVIIGVVLAAVSIGVWQLAVTAGWLSDLAPTPARTFSRGVEILSDPFYRDGPGSVGIFWHVITSLRRVITGFFIATVVAIPLGFVLGRSTALRWAVDPLMQVLRPVSPLAWLPLGLALLSNAEHTAIFVIVLSALWPTLINTIDAVRNVNPTYINLTATLGTPMWARIIYMWFPAALPGIVTGLRISLSTSWLVIIAAEMLVGGQGIGFFVWNQWNRLDIDAIVVAIVLIGVTGLILDHLVAALQKVVRYD, via the coding sequence ATGACTCTTTCCACGCAGACCAGGCAGACCCACAACCCCATCGACACATCCGATACCACCGCTACACCATCAACAACGAGCGAGGCACCTGCGAACCGGGTGCATCGGGGCGTCGATACGCGTATCCAGGCCGTGATCATTGGCGTTGTCCTAGCAGCGGTGAGCATCGGCGTGTGGCAACTTGCTGTGACCGCAGGCTGGCTCAGCGACCTCGCCCCCACCCCGGCGCGCACGTTCAGCCGTGGGGTGGAGATCCTGTCGGACCCGTTCTACCGGGACGGACCCGGCAGCGTCGGTATTTTCTGGCACGTGATCACCAGCCTAAGGCGCGTAATCACTGGTTTTTTCATCGCTACCGTTGTAGCCATTCCCCTGGGGTTTGTGCTGGGCCGCAGCACTGCCCTGCGCTGGGCAGTGGACCCATTGATGCAGGTGCTGCGGCCTGTGTCGCCACTGGCGTGGTTGCCGCTGGGCCTGGCACTGCTGAGCAACGCGGAGCACACTGCAATTTTTGTGATTGTTCTGTCCGCGCTCTGGCCGACGCTGATCAACACTATCGACGCGGTACGTAACGTCAACCCCACCTACATCAACCTGACCGCCACCCTGGGTACCCCGATGTGGGCGCGCATCATCTACATGTGGTTTCCTGCTGCCCTGCCCGGCATTGTCACGGGCCTGCGCATCTCCTTGTCTACCTCGTGGTTGGTGATCATCGCTGCGGAAATGCTCGTCGGGGGCCAAGGCATCGGATTTTTCGTGTGGAACCAATGGAACCGCCTGGACATTGACGCCATTGTGGTGGCCATCGTCTTAATCGGCGTCACCGGCCTGATCCTGGATCACCTTGTTGCCGCCCTGCAGAAAGTTGTGCGTTATGACTAG
- a CDS encoding ABC transporter ATP-binding protein, translated as MTSPHVELKEITKSYGSTTIIAPTTITIEEGQFVSILGPSGCGKSTILSMVAGLSFPTTGSVFASGSPITGPGPDRGMVFQHHALLPWMTAKGNIEFGLKSARPHYSRTERSDIADTYLEQVGLTHAASRRPARLSGGMQQRVGIARAFAIDPEILLLDEPFGALDALTRRELQLQLLHVWESSRRTVIMVTHDVDEAIVLSDRILVMSHGPESTVIADVAVDVPHPRHDTDADSAVELRHQLLDLLEH; from the coding sequence ATGACTAGCCCGCATGTGGAACTGAAGGAAATCACCAAATCCTACGGCTCCACCACCATCATTGCCCCCACCACTATCACCATTGAGGAAGGCCAGTTCGTCTCTATCCTCGGCCCTTCTGGCTGCGGCAAATCGACCATCCTTTCCATGGTGGCGGGCCTGAGTTTCCCCACCACCGGAAGCGTTTTTGCCTCCGGGTCACCCATCACCGGACCGGGACCGGATCGCGGCATGGTGTTCCAGCACCACGCACTCCTGCCGTGGATGACTGCCAAAGGCAACATCGAATTCGGCCTGAAATCCGCACGGCCACACTACAGCCGCACCGAACGCTCCGACATCGCCGACACCTATCTTGAGCAGGTGGGACTCACCCACGCCGCGTCACGACGCCCCGCCCGACTTTCCGGCGGCATGCAACAACGCGTCGGCATCGCCCGGGCCTTCGCCATTGACCCGGAAATACTGCTTCTCGACGAGCCCTTCGGGGCGCTCGATGCGTTGACGCGCCGGGAGCTGCAACTCCAGCTTCTTCATGTGTGGGAATCATCCCGACGCACGGTGATCATGGTGACTCACGATGTGGACGAGGCAATTGTGCTGTCCGACCGTATTCTGGTCATGTCCCACGGGCCGGAATCCACGGTGATAGCAGACGTTGCGGTGGATGTGCCGCACCCTCGGCACGACACAGACGCAGACTCCGCCGTGGAGCTGCGCCACCAGCTGCTTGACCTGCTGGAACACTAG
- a CDS encoding AAA family ATPase: MFITGIKLDEIGTTSYINELPVVRHLLAVPRMNLTTPVTFVVGENGSGKSTLVEAIAVGSGFNAEGGTRQVTFSTMNTESELHHWLTVVRAKNPTWGFFLRAESYYNVATAYYEFDATLPPEDRLNLHHRSHGESVMHIMDERFTKKGLYILDEPEAGLSPFRLMELLVRITRMAEEGSQFIIATHSPILLAVPDATILEITADGLAPVTYDQATIVQATREFLDNPRAVVDFLLDPED, translated from the coding sequence ATGTTTATTACCGGGATCAAACTCGATGAGATTGGCACCACAAGCTACATTAATGAGCTTCCCGTGGTGCGACACCTGCTGGCCGTTCCACGTATGAACCTCACCACGCCAGTCACCTTTGTGGTGGGGGAGAACGGGTCAGGCAAATCCACCCTGGTGGAGGCCATTGCTGTGGGGAGTGGATTTAATGCGGAAGGCGGGACGCGGCAGGTCACGTTTTCCACCATGAATACGGAATCGGAACTCCATCACTGGCTCACGGTCGTCCGGGCGAAAAACCCCACGTGGGGGTTCTTTTTGCGGGCGGAATCCTATTACAACGTGGCCACCGCCTACTACGAATTCGATGCGACGCTTCCCCCGGAGGACCGGCTGAACCTGCATCACCGCTCTCATGGGGAATCGGTGATGCACATCATGGACGAGAGGTTCACCAAAAAGGGTCTGTATATTCTCGACGAACCGGAAGCTGGGCTGTCGCCATTCCGGCTCATGGAATTGCTGGTGCGTATCACGCGGATGGCGGAAGAGGGGTCGCAGTTCATTATTGCCACACACTCGCCGATTCTGTTGGCCGTGCCGGACGCAACCATTCTGGAAATTACCGCCGATGGCCTAGCCCCCGTCACGTACGATCAGGCCACGATTGTCCAGGCCACGCGGGAGTTTCTGGACAATCCCCGCGCCGTGGTGGATTTTCTGCTGGACCCCGAAGACTAG
- a CDS encoding ribonucleoside triphosphate reductase, protein MTIINHVTNQPVSSADTAAAGASISVADTITEYLERADWRVNANANQDYSLGGMMLNTSGKVVANYWLNEVFSPEAGQAHRNGDIHIHDLDMLAGYCAGWSLRQLLEQGFGGVPGAISSGPPKHLSSALGQMVNFLGTLQNEWAGAQAFSSFDTYLAPFVRLDNLDYSHVRQCMQEFIFNLNVPSRWGTQTPFTNLTFDWTCPADIAEDYPFIGGDVCDFRYGDLAEEMALINRAFIDVMAEGDADGRVFTFPIPTYNITRDFDWDSPNAHALFDMTARYGLPYFQNFINSDLNPGDIRSMCCRLQLDLRELLKRGNGLFGSAEQTGSIGVVTLNCARLGHLYKGDEAALLEAVTRFVRLGVDTLERKRRYITKLLEAGLFPYTQRWLPSLDNHFSTIGVNGCNEMIRNFTSDTEDITTPAGHAQVARLLDHINTLLVEAQEATGHLYNLEATPAEGATYRFAREDIARYPGIIHAGTADEPYYTNSTQLPVAHTPDPFDALAKQDDLQTKYTGGTVLHLYMGAAMSNGDACAALVRRALTHYRLPYITITPTFSICPNHGYLSGDHPHCPRCCADTEVWTRVMGYFRPVASFNTGKKGEFHERTYFREPSRV, encoded by the coding sequence ATGACCATCATTAATCATGTGACCAATCAACCTGTCAGCAGCGCAGATACTGCGGCAGCCGGGGCGTCGATAAGCGTCGCGGACACCATCACCGAATACCTAGAACGAGCTGACTGGCGTGTCAATGCCAACGCTAACCAGGACTATTCGCTGGGTGGCATGATGCTGAACACGTCCGGGAAGGTTGTGGCCAACTACTGGCTGAACGAGGTTTTCTCCCCTGAGGCCGGGCAGGCGCACCGGAACGGTGACATCCACATCCACGACCTGGACATGCTCGCCGGATACTGTGCGGGGTGGTCACTGCGGCAACTTCTAGAACAGGGATTCGGCGGTGTACCCGGCGCGATCTCCTCCGGGCCACCGAAACACCTCTCCTCTGCCCTGGGGCAGATGGTGAACTTCCTGGGCACCTTACAAAACGAATGGGCGGGTGCGCAGGCTTTTTCCTCCTTTGACACCTACCTAGCGCCTTTTGTCAGGCTCGATAACCTGGACTACAGCCACGTCAGGCAGTGCATGCAGGAGTTTATTTTCAATCTCAATGTGCCCAGCCGGTGGGGAACGCAAACCCCCTTTACCAACCTCACCTTCGACTGGACCTGCCCTGCTGACATTGCGGAAGACTATCCCTTCATCGGCGGCGACGTGTGCGATTTCCGCTACGGGGACCTCGCGGAAGAAATGGCGCTGATCAACCGGGCCTTCATCGACGTGATGGCGGAAGGCGATGCTGATGGACGCGTGTTCACCTTCCCCATCCCTACCTACAACATCACCCGTGACTTCGACTGGGACAGCCCCAACGCCCACGCCCTGTTCGACATGACCGCGCGCTACGGGCTGCCCTACTTCCAGAACTTCATCAACTCCGACCTGAATCCCGGCGACATTCGGTCCATGTGCTGCCGCCTCCAGCTTGACCTGCGCGAACTGCTCAAACGCGGCAATGGGCTCTTCGGCTCCGCCGAACAGACCGGGTCCATCGGGGTGGTCACCCTCAACTGCGCCCGCCTCGGGCACCTGTACAAGGGCGACGAGGCGGCGCTACTGGAGGCGGTGACTAGGTTCGTGCGGCTCGGCGTGGACACCCTCGAACGCAAGCGCCGCTACATCACGAAACTCCTTGAGGCTGGGCTGTTCCCCTACACTCAGCGCTGGCTGCCCAGCCTTGACAACCACTTCTCCACCATTGGAGTCAACGGCTGCAATGAAATGATCCGCAATTTCACCAGCGACACCGAGGACATCACCACCCCGGCGGGTCACGCGCAGGTGGCGCGACTTCTCGACCACATCAACACCCTGCTCGTTGAAGCCCAGGAAGCCACCGGGCACCTGTACAACCTCGAAGCCACCCCCGCCGAAGGTGCTACCTACCGGTTCGCCCGGGAAGACATCGCCCGCTACCCCGGAATCATCCACGCCGGAACCGCCGACGAGCCTTATTACACCAACTCCACCCAACTCCCCGTCGCCCACACCCCCGACCCCTTTGACGCGCTGGCCAAACAAGACGACCTGCAGACCAAATACACCGGCGGTACCGTCCTCCATTTGTATATGGGGGCCGCCATGAGCAACGGCGACGCCTGCGCTGCTCTCGTCCGACGCGCGCTCACCCACTACCGACTCCCCTACATCACCATTACCCCCACCTTCTCCATCTGCCCCAACCACGGCTACCTCTCCGGCGACCATCCGCACTGCCCGCGCTGCTGTGCTGACACTGAGGTGTGGACCCGCGTCATGGGCTACTTCCGGCCCGTCGCCAGCTTCAACACCGGCAAAAAAGGAGAATTCCATGAACGCACCTACTTCCGCGAACCCAGCCGGGTGTGA
- a CDS encoding anaerobic ribonucleoside-triphosphate reductase activating protein, producing the protein MNAPTSANPAGCDVELPVAGIIPFSATDWPGKLTCTIFTQGCMWTCTYCHNPTLQPITPGEHAFTAVVDLLGQRRGLIDALVISGGEPTLHHGLGNAIAATHRIGFPVGLHTCGYAPGRLDVLLEREETRPDWVGLDIKALPSDMLAVTGCSPRAATGSWQSLRLLADARDRLGLDLQVRTTIWPDSILEHHLDDVRAAVAGYGCELVVQYARGVNERGEYYANLF; encoded by the coding sequence ATGAACGCACCTACTTCCGCGAACCCAGCCGGGTGTGATGTTGAGCTGCCCGTCGCCGGAATCATCCCCTTCTCCGCCACCGACTGGCCCGGCAAACTCACCTGCACCATCTTCACTCAAGGCTGCATGTGGACCTGCACCTACTGCCACAACCCCACGCTGCAACCCATCACCCCGGGCGAGCACGCCTTCACTGCAGTAGTGGACCTGCTTGGCCAGCGGCGCGGGCTTATCGACGCCCTGGTCATCAGCGGTGGCGAACCCACACTCCACCACGGGCTTGGGAACGCCATCGCCGCCACCCATCGCATCGGATTCCCTGTGGGCCTCCACACCTGTGGGTACGCGCCGGGGCGGCTGGACGTGTTGTTAGAACGCGAAGAGACCCGCCCTGATTGGGTGGGTCTAGACATCAAAGCACTCCCCAGCGACATGCTCGCCGTCACCGGGTGCTCCCCGCGCGCCGCGACTGGGAGCTGGCAATCCCTCCGATTGCTTGCCGACGCCCGCGATCGCCTAGGCCTTGACCTGCAGGTACGCACCACCATCTGGCCGGATTCCATTCTTGAACACCACCTCGACGATGTGCGCGCCGCCGTAGCAGGTTATGGGTGCGAGTTGGTGGTGCAATATGCCCGGGGCGTCAACGAGCGCGGGGAATATTACGCAAACCTGTTTTAG
- a CDS encoding heme oxygenase (biliverdin-producing), with product MTTATDTRESLSAALKTSTAEAHDKAEHSVFMDDLLAGKLSVADFIALQEQSWLFYSALEDAARAVADHPLASGIVDPALERVNALEHDLDHLHGSTEWRTTVTPLPATAEYIARLNDIEETKDVARLLAHHYVRYLGDLSGGQVIGRMMQRHYGVSDECVTFYRFAEIPKTKPYKDNYRAALDALPIDAADRERLLAEATDAFLLNLNLFNALGAR from the coding sequence ATGACTACAGCCACTGATACCCGTGAGTCCCTGTCCGCAGCGCTCAAAACCTCCACAGCTGAAGCCCACGACAAAGCCGAACACTCCGTGTTCATGGATGATCTGCTTGCAGGCAAACTCAGTGTTGCCGACTTCATCGCGCTGCAAGAGCAATCCTGGCTGTTCTACTCCGCGCTGGAAGACGCCGCCCGCGCCGTTGCTGACCACCCGCTGGCATCTGGAATTGTTGACCCCGCCCTGGAACGAGTGAACGCCCTGGAGCATGATCTCGACCATCTCCACGGCTCCACCGAATGGCGCACCACCGTGACCCCGCTGCCCGCCACAGCCGAGTACATTGCACGCCTCAATGACATCGAAGAGACCAAGGATGTGGCTCGCCTGCTTGCGCACCACTACGTGCGCTACCTGGGTGACCTGTCTGGCGGCCAGGTTATCGGCCGCATGATGCAGCGCCATTACGGCGTTTCCGACGAGTGTGTCACCTTCTACCGCTTCGCCGAAATCCCCAAGACCAAGCCCTACAAGGACAACTACCGCGCCGCTCTCGATGCACTGCCTATCGACGCCGCGGACCGCGAACGTCTCCTCGCCGAAGCCACCGACGCATTCCTGCTTAACCTGAATCTTTTCAACGCTCTCGGCGCCCGCTAA